The Thermus filiformis genome contains a region encoding:
- a CDS encoding metallophosphoesterase family protein, whose amino-acid sequence MRLGILSDIHANLPALEAALEALREEGVDEVLVLGDTLGYGPHPRQVLKRLRKEGLSPILGAWDLRVLYPQFPVPEGVGKETLAFTRKQLKEEDLRFLEGLRMSHRSTYEGVRLVAFHGLPGNPEARPDLESKDRLLPLLREYRAQTLLLGGGHLPVGRNLEVGLVADPGSVGLSLGGEHGADVMVLDLPENRVRFRKVPYDLGPLLFDLRAWGLPLVLEEVYRTGRFPSP is encoded by the coding sequence GTGCGCCTGGGTATTCTCTCGGACATCCACGCCAACCTGCCCGCCCTCGAGGCCGCCCTCGAGGCCCTCCGGGAAGAAGGGGTGGACGAGGTCCTGGTCCTGGGGGACACCCTGGGCTACGGCCCCCACCCCAGGCAGGTGCTGAAGCGGCTCAGGAAGGAGGGCCTCTCCCCCATCCTGGGGGCGTGGGACCTGCGGGTCCTCTACCCCCAGTTCCCCGTTCCGGAAGGGGTGGGCAAGGAGACCCTGGCCTTCACCCGGAAGCAGCTCAAGGAGGAGGATCTGCGGTTCCTGGAGGGTTTGCGCATGAGCCACCGCTCCACCTACGAGGGGGTGCGCCTCGTGGCCTTCCACGGCCTCCCGGGAAACCCCGAGGCCCGGCCGGACCTGGAGTCCAAGGACCGCCTCCTGCCCCTCTTGCGGGAATACCGGGCCCAGACCCTCCTCCTGGGCGGGGGGCACCTTCCCGTAGGCCGGAACCTGGAAGTGGGGCTGGTGGCCGACCCGGGCTCGGTGGGCCTCTCCCTGGGGGGGGAGCACGGGGCGGACGTGATGGTCCTGGACCTGCCGGAGAACCGGGTCCGCTTCCGCAAGGTCCCCTACGACCTGGGGCCCCTCCTCTTTGACCTAAGGGCCTGGGGCCTCCCCCTCGTCTTGGAAGAGGTCTACCGGACTGGGCGGTTCCCCTCGCCATAG